Proteins from a single region of Verrucomicrobiia bacterium:
- a CDS encoding HEAT repeat domain-containing protein, which yields MTEEKATLEKPKIDELKFLFGLFSKTVKTVMLYPPDNPLPKEFKKNFSEKFCAFLSSGGPITLAVKPGEFWCGEEKVFVESTREESIATRMHTDGIREVTFAGETTPEEILAFLETFREIAEAAEKAAAVENGGAAADDLVARLWEKDLRHIRFAVVEAPFMQTLDTTPFEIKKEDTGKIEYSEIALEEQGKGELSAEEKKDDRQSFQPQVRAIVESLGDPQNLEKEELEGILERLSREAAFDSFEMALFILRETLFLETDRPAFDETVTLLEKLFEEQLKAGNFSACSKILTAASEVGYLIGEENPQRRERLKTLLARAGDRARVALLVKAVNSNPEASVNDFKTYLSFMGRPAFANMVAMLGDLESFAFRRAVCEALEVKGSEVLDIVGNAVFDKRWFVVRNVTAVLGKIGGERALDYLKKPLAHPDNRVKKEALSALARIGTPKAYLLLAEALKDADEKIRIMALQLLSRCTTKELLAPLAAGMEAKDFAHKSGEEKKAWFEAAARVGQEEAVLPLVNRIKRFSFFGRKALQVEKLLAVEALGFCGNAAASFLTNLAGSGDKEIARRAQEALSRSGYVTKERK from the coding sequence TTGACGGAAGAAAAAGCGACACTCGAAAAACCGAAAATCGACGAGCTGAAGTTTTTGTTCGGCCTGTTTTCCAAGACCGTGAAGACGGTGATGCTCTACCCGCCGGACAACCCCCTGCCGAAGGAATTCAAGAAAAACTTCTCCGAAAAATTCTGCGCCTTTCTCTCCTCCGGCGGCCCCATCACGCTCGCCGTCAAACCGGGGGAATTCTGGTGCGGGGAGGAAAAGGTTTTCGTGGAGTCCACCCGCGAGGAATCGATTGCCACCCGGATGCACACGGACGGCATCCGCGAAGTAACCTTCGCCGGGGAAACGACGCCGGAGGAGATTCTGGCCTTTCTGGAAACCTTCCGGGAAATCGCGGAGGCGGCCGAGAAAGCGGCCGCGGTGGAAAACGGGGGGGCGGCGGCCGACGACCTGGTGGCCCGGTTGTGGGAAAAGGACTTGCGCCACATCCGCTTTGCTGTGGTGGAAGCCCCTTTTATGCAAACTTTGGACACGACCCCCTTTGAAATCAAAAAAGAGGACACCGGCAAAATCGAGTACAGCGAAATCGCCCTGGAAGAACAAGGAAAGGGGGAGCTTTCCGCGGAAGAGAAAAAAGACGACCGCCAGAGCTTCCAGCCCCAGGTGCGGGCCATCGTGGAGAGCTTGGGAGACCCCCAGAACCTCGAAAAAGAGGAGTTGGAGGGGATTCTGGAGCGGCTCTCCCGCGAGGCGGCTTTCGACTCTTTCGAGATGGCGCTTTTCATCCTGCGGGAGACCCTGTTTTTGGAGACCGACCGGCCGGCTTTCGACGAAACGGTCACGCTTTTGGAAAAACTTTTTGAGGAACAATTGAAGGCCGGCAACTTTTCCGCCTGTTCAAAAATTCTGACGGCGGCCAGCGAAGTGGGGTATTTGATCGGCGAGGAAAACCCGCAGCGTCGGGAGCGGTTGAAAACGCTTTTGGCCCGCGCGGGGGACCGGGCCCGGGTGGCCCTCTTGGTCAAGGCGGTAAATTCCAATCCGGAGGCGTCGGTCAACGACTTTAAAACCTACCTTTCCTTTATGGGCCGGCCGGCCTTCGCCAACATGGTGGCGATGCTGGGGGATCTGGAAAGCTTCGCCTTCCGCCGGGCGGTTTGCGAGGCGTTGGAGGTCAAGGGGAGCGAGGTTTTGGACATCGTCGGCAACGCCGTTTTCGACAAGCGCTGGTTTGTGGTGCGCAACGTCACCGCCGTTTTGGGGAAAATCGGCGGGGAGCGGGCCCTGGATTACTTGAAAAAGCCCTTGGCCCATCCGGACAACCGGGTGAAAAAAGAGGCCCTCTCCGCCTTGGCGCGCATCGGCACCCCCAAGGCGTATCTGCTTTTGGCCGAGGCGTTGAAGGACGCCGACGAAAAGATTCGCATCATGGCGCTGCAGCTTCTCTCCCGCTGCACCACCAAAGAGCTTTTGGCCCCCCTGGCGGCCGGGATGGAGGCCAAGGATTTCGCCCATAAATCCGGGGAGGAGAAAAAGGCCTGGTTTGAAGCAGCCGCGAGAGTCGGACAGGAAGAAGCGGTGCTGCCGTTGGTGAACCGCATCAAGCGTTTTTCCTTCTTCGGCCGGAAGGCGCTGCAGGTCGAAAAGCTTCTGGCCGTCGAGGCTTTGGGCTTTTGCGGCAACGCGGCCGCCTCCTTTTTGACCAATTTGGCCGGCAGCGGCGACAAGGAGATCGCCCGGCGGGCGCAGGAGGCGCTTTCCCGCTCGGGATACGTGACCAAGGAGCGAAAGTGA
- the glmS gene encoding glutamine--fructose-6-phosphate transaminase (isomerizing), translating to MCGIVAYVGEKKALPILMEGIHRLEYRGYDSAGVAFLEKGKLVIKKAAGKIAVLDKILEGNNFSSSIGFAHTRWATHGEPNDSNAHPHTDCKGKLALIHNGIIENYKTLREVLAEKGHIFRTETDTEVLAHLIEENYDGDLLDAVREALTKVEGTYGIAVLHEDCPDEIIAARRGSPILIARGEKENFVASDAAAVLRHTNQVVYLEDKEVARVRKDGFSVSTINKVEVTPKLEEISWSLEEAEKEGFSHFMQKEIFEQPTTLENCLRGRLNFTDGTARLSGLHLSPQELADIDRIIITACGTSWHSALVGEYMLEEIARIPVEVEYASEFRYRSPVVNPGTIVFAISQSGETADTSAAQREAKSRGAKVLAICNVVGSTIAREASGGLYIHAGPEIGVASTKAFTGQVMTLALITLLLGRIRTMSLERGREFIIELNKIPALVQKILGTEDQLKKLAEKYHTKEHFLYLGRGINFPVALEGALKLKEISYIHAEGYPAAEMKHGPIALIDENMPVVVIALKDPIYDKVVSNIQEIKARRGQVIAVATEGDTEIARLADHVIYIPPTLPVLTPMLSVIPLQLLAYHIAVLRGCNVDQPRNLAKSVTVE from the coding sequence ATGTGCGGCATTGTGGCTTACGTGGGGGAGAAAAAGGCGCTCCCGATTTTGATGGAAGGGATTCACCGGCTGGAATACCGGGGGTACGATTCGGCCGGCGTCGCCTTTTTGGAAAAGGGAAAGCTCGTCATCAAAAAAGCGGCCGGCAAAATCGCCGTTCTGGACAAAATTTTGGAAGGGAACAACTTTTCCTCCAGCATCGGTTTTGCCCACACCCGCTGGGCCACCCACGGGGAGCCGAACGATTCCAACGCCCATCCCCATACCGACTGCAAGGGAAAGCTGGCCCTGATTCACAACGGCATCATCGAAAACTATAAAACTCTGCGGGAGGTTCTGGCGGAAAAGGGGCATATCTTCCGCACGGAAACGGACACGGAAGTTCTGGCGCATCTGATTGAAGAAAACTACGACGGGGATTTGCTGGACGCCGTGCGGGAAGCCTTGACCAAAGTGGAGGGAACCTACGGCATTGCCGTTCTGCACGAGGATTGCCCGGATGAAATCATCGCCGCGCGGCGGGGTTCCCCCATTCTAATCGCCCGCGGGGAAAAGGAAAACTTCGTCGCCTCGGATGCCGCCGCCGTTTTGCGCCACACCAACCAGGTGGTTTATCTCGAAGACAAAGAGGTGGCCCGGGTGCGCAAGGACGGTTTCTCCGTTTCCACCATAAACAAAGTGGAAGTGACCCCCAAGCTGGAAGAAATCTCCTGGAGCTTGGAGGAGGCGGAAAAAGAGGGGTTTTCCCATTTTATGCAAAAGGAGATTTTCGAGCAGCCGACCACGCTGGAAAACTGTTTGCGCGGGCGCTTGAACTTTACCGACGGCACCGCGCGGCTTTCCGGCTTGCATCTTTCCCCGCAAGAGCTGGCGGATATAGACCGGATCATCATCACCGCCTGCGGCACCTCCTGGCATTCCGCCTTGGTCGGCGAATATATGCTGGAGGAAATCGCCCGCATCCCGGTGGAGGTGGAATACGCCTCCGAGTTCCGCTACCGCTCGCCGGTGGTGAATCCCGGAACCATCGTTTTCGCCATTTCCCAATCGGGGGAGACGGCGGATACGTCGGCTGCGCAGCGGGAAGCCAAAAGCCGGGGGGCGAAGGTCTTGGCCATCTGCAACGTGGTCGGCTCCACGATAGCCCGCGAGGCCTCCGGCGGTCTCTATATCCACGCCGGGCCGGAAATCGGGGTTGCTTCCACCAAGGCCTTCACCGGGCAGGTGATGACTTTGGCCTTGATTACCCTGCTTTTGGGGCGCATCCGCACAATGTCCCTGGAGCGGGGGCGGGAATTTATCATCGAGCTCAACAAGATCCCCGCTCTGGTTCAAAAGATCCTCGGAACGGAGGACCAGCTTAAAAAGCTGGCGGAAAAATACCACACCAAGGAGCATTTTCTTTACTTGGGTCGGGGCATCAACTTCCCGGTGGCCTTGGAAGGGGCTTTGAAGCTGAAGGAGATTTCCTACATCCACGCCGAAGGGTATCCGGCGGCGGAAATGAAGCACGGCCCGATTGCCCTGATTGACGAAAACATGCCGGTGGTGGTGATTGCCCTGAAAGACCCGATTTACGACAAGGTGGTCTCCAACATTCAGGAAATAAAAGCCCGCCGGGGGCAGGTGATTGCCGTTGCGACCGAAGGGGATACGGAGATTGCCCGTCTGGCCGACCATGTGATTTACATTCCCCCGACTTTGCCGGTTTTGACCCCGATGCTTTCGGTTATTCCGCTCCAGCTTCTGGCCTACCACATCGCCGTTTTGCGCGGCTGCAACGTGGACCAGCCCAGAAATCTGGCGAAAAGCGTCACGGTGGAATAA
- the glmM gene encoding phosphoglucosamine mutase encodes MESKPAPLVSVSGIRGIVGESLTPEIITTYTSAFARLVKKGTVAVGRDTRPSGVAIENLVVDNLMAAGIDVLMLGIVPTPTLEMAILEKKLAGGVMVTASHNPAEWNALKFFGPESTFLNPQQVEKLKKLTKTSRVRKGSGKQGKKASWEGAVEAHIEKILALGLVKKEKIAARRFKIAIDCVNGAGYYALPLLLKRMGCEVAAINTTPDGRFPHNPEPVPENLGQLEAKVRELDAELGMATDPDADRLALVSEAGKAIGEEYTLALAVDYVLSQTPGPVAVNLSTSQMNDEVAKKYGQKCYRTPVGEAHVALALKKYRGVIGGEGNGGVILPQLHPGRDALVGAALVLSHLAESGRTLAQAVDALPRFSFIKAKGTLTPKSDIKGKLVKIEKLHRKGRKDKRDGLWLGFPEGWFQVRLSNTEPIWRLAVEGRPDWAETKARELKKLLTG; translated from the coding sequence GTGGAATCAAAGCCAGCGCCCCTCGTTTCCGTCTCCGGCATACGCGGCATCGTAGGCGAATCGCTGACGCCGGAGATTATAACCACCTACACTTCCGCTTTCGCCCGGTTGGTCAAAAAAGGAACGGTGGCCGTCGGGCGGGATACCCGCCCTTCGGGTGTGGCCATCGAAAATCTGGTGGTCGACAACCTGATGGCGGCGGGAATCGATGTTTTGATGCTAGGAATCGTGCCGACGCCCACCCTCGAAATGGCCATTTTGGAGAAAAAACTGGCCGGCGGGGTTATGGTCACTGCCAGCCATAACCCGGCGGAATGGAACGCGCTCAAATTCTTTGGGCCGGAAAGCACTTTTTTAAATCCGCAACAGGTGGAAAAGTTAAAAAAATTGACAAAAACGTCACGGGTTCGAAAGGGTTCCGGCAAACAAGGAAAAAAGGCAAGCTGGGAAGGGGCGGTGGAAGCGCATATCGAGAAAATTTTGGCTCTCGGATTGGTGAAAAAAGAAAAAATCGCCGCCCGACGTTTCAAAATTGCCATTGATTGCGTCAATGGGGCCGGATACTACGCTCTGCCGTTGCTTTTGAAACGGATGGGATGTGAAGTTGCCGCTATCAACACAACCCCGGACGGCCGTTTTCCCCATAATCCGGAGCCGGTGCCGGAAAATCTGGGCCAGTTGGAAGCAAAAGTCCGTGAATTGGACGCCGAACTGGGTATGGCAACCGATCCGGATGCCGACCGGCTGGCTTTGGTTTCGGAGGCGGGCAAAGCAATTGGAGAAGAATACACTTTGGCTTTGGCGGTCGATTATGTTTTGTCCCAAACGCCCGGGCCGGTGGCTGTGAATCTGTCCACTTCGCAAATGAACGACGAGGTTGCCAAGAAATACGGTCAAAAATGCTACCGTACGCCGGTTGGGGAAGCGCATGTGGCCTTGGCTTTGAAAAAATACCGCGGCGTTATCGGCGGCGAAGGGAACGGGGGCGTGATCCTGCCCCAACTGCATCCGGGGCGGGATGCCTTGGTGGGGGCGGCTTTGGTGCTTTCGCATCTGGCCGAAAGCGGCAGAACGCTGGCGCAGGCGGTTGACGCTCTCCCCCGCTTTAGCTTTATTAAGGCCAAGGGAACTTTAACCCCCAAGTCGGATATAAAGGGGAAACTGGTGAAAATTGAAAAATTGCATCGAAAGGGCCGAAAAGATAAAAGAGACGGGCTGTGGCTCGGCTTTCCGGAGGGCTGGTTTCAGGTGCGGCTTTCCAACACCGAGCCGATTTGGCGGCTGGCGGTCGAAGGCCGGCCGGATTGGGCGGAAACCAAGGCCCGGGAACTTAAAAAACTGTTAACCGGTTAG